In Paraflavitalea devenefica, a single window of DNA contains:
- a CDS encoding DUF4339 domain-containing protein, with protein MKKYYLYNGARQYGPFSFAELKHQHLLRDTPVWYEGLNEWKLAGSVEELQGILPPACPPPFIVSNTGNGAAPSPLPPRASSKINTRFHNQVVFLASLIVLFLLILAMVVMSRW; from the coding sequence ATGAAAAAGTATTACCTGTACAATGGCGCCCGCCAATACGGGCCATTCAGCTTTGCCGAACTGAAACACCAGCACCTGCTCCGCGATACCCCTGTATGGTATGAAGGACTGAATGAATGGAAACTGGCCGGATCGGTAGAAGAGCTACAGGGAATATTGCCGCCCGCCTGTCCTCCTCCCTTTATAGTTTCCAATACCGGTAACGGAGCGGCTCCCTCTCCCCTGCCACCCCGGGCTTCTTCAAAGATCAATACCCGGTTCCACAACCAGGTGGTATTCCTTGCCAGCCTGATTGTATTGTTCCTGCTCATCCTGGCGATGGTAGTGATGAGCCGGTGGTAA